A genome region from Triticum aestivum cultivar Chinese Spring chromosome 2B, IWGSC CS RefSeq v2.1, whole genome shotgun sequence includes the following:
- the LOC123041846 gene encoding uncharacterized protein: MAEEDWIPIGMEQEYFPFKPQTEEELLVEMQQEEFPFQPRTAEDFLIELQQAFEQRAEEDFPILKQQDERPFEFELMPMEELPELLPQDQFDSYMEHMMEGLPQDVIDSLQQEFPALFGQVAVEMPLCQRADPAEEPCPLI; encoded by the coding sequence ATGGCGGAAGAGGATTGGATTCCAATCGGGATGGAACAGGAATACTTCCCGTTCAAGCCGCAGACAGAAGAGGAACTTCTAGTCGAGATGCAACAGGAGGAGTTCCCGTTCCAGCCGCGGACAGCAGAGGATTTTCTGATCGAGCTGCAACAAGCGTTCGAGCAGCGGGCAGAAGAGGATTTTCCTATCCTGAAGCAACAGGACGAGCGCCCATTCGAGTTCGAGCTCATGCCGATGGAGGAGCTGCCGGAGCTGCTGCCGCAGGACCAGTTCGATTCTTACATGGAGCACATGATGGAGGGGCTACCCCAGGATGTTATCGACAGTTTGCAGCAGGAATTCCCAGCGCTCTTCGGCCAGGTCGCGGTGGAAATGCCCCTGTGTCAGCGGGCGGATCCCGCGGAGGAGCCATGCCCGCTAATCTAG